The genome window GTAACTATAACTATtcccatataattttttttaaaaaaagatgaCTTGGTCTTAAGAAGAATTAAAGTCAACAACCTAGCATAAGCTAGAAGCAAGCTAGCATCAAATTGGAAAGGTCCATATTATATTGGAGAGGAAACTCGACCAAGGACTTACTTGCTCTCGTTGGGTCGTATATTTCTAAGATTTGACACATCTCAAACCTTAGAAAATATTACCCTTGATATTATACTCTTTAACGCActtgcaaaaaaaaattataattttacttgACATGtgataaaatataaagatatatatatattttttaacataaTAAAATTTACTTAGAAAATGAGTTTTCATTCATGAAAAAATTGTTACACTACTATAAGAAATCCTTACATATCAAAATTGATCAAAAGAAAAACATTGAAGGAGTACAAAAAGGGAACTAGCCGACCCTATCATTCATCCAAaattttaatgattttatttAGGACTAGAGGCGGAGGAGTGTTTGTCGGCATAGTCAAATCTGCCTCTAGAGGAAGCTCCCCAACTTTTGAAAATTCCATGACTCCTCCGGTCGTTGATGTGTCTCTGCCTCATCATCGACTTCAATTAGTCCTCCCTCCACGCAGTTGTCTTACTATGGTCATCAATACTAGTTGAGCCAACTATAGTGATCATTTCGCCAAAAGAGTAGGCGATGATGGAGTCCTTCAAAAGAGGTAGAGAAGGATGGTCGTGCCTGGCCTAGGGGTTATCCAATTCATAACTATAGGTGAAAGAGTGATGTCTCATCTTGATGAATCCCTTTTTAAACCCCCAGGAGGCTTTGTATTTAGACACTATGCTCTCCTCTGCATCCTGCAGATGTTGTGACAACGGAGTTCCTTACCTTCATCTTCAAGGCCGACTCTTGAGTTTGAAGTAGTTCGACTTTGACTTCGGCTTCCAAGGCCCTTTGGTAGATTCAGTACTTGTCAATCCTCACCATTTCCATTGACTTCTTTAGCGACTTGGCCTCCCTTAGACTCGTCATGATCGTTGCCACCAGTGCTCCCTCCAGCTCATTAACACAAGCTTGGAGTTGGGCTACCTCCTTTGTCACTATCATCGCCCCTTCCAACTTGTCGACCCGGGTTTAAAGCCAGGCTAACCTTTCTTCCTACCGAGACTTCTAGGCAATTACGTCATCTTCTCTTTCTTTAGAGCATCAACCTCTTAGAGGAGATGACCGATGACTGCTGAGGAATCCCGAAGGCAATCCAAAATTACAATCATAATATGTTGATTCtatcataaaaaaatgataataagacatcatatGTCAGGAAGCTCAAGGATAATCAATGTATAAATGAAATGAGTAGATGCTTACCATGACTAAATGTTTATGGGCATCAGACAAAAGATTCTTAGTAGATCCCAAGTATAAGCCTTTGGCCATAGAAGGGTGCATTAAGTACCGATTCCAAGTGGTGGCTTTACTTAAAACCTCTCATGGTCGGCTAGAACTAATAAAATTCCAGCTTGAGAAGTAGATCTTTTTGTCACTTGTTGACCATCTTGTCATTGATTTGCAGCGTTAGGATCTTCACTAACTAGGCGGAATCTCTACTATCGATGAAGGTAGTGAGCCACACGTGACAATCGATAGTCCCACCCTAGAAGTATTGGAGTGATAGGGAATGATGTTTCAGCTATTGTTGCTGCGATGCCTTGGGGACAAGAGTCTTGGCCCACTCTTCTTAAGGAGAGTTAAATCCCCTCGGAGGGCCCATTGACGAGGGTACCTCCTTGTGATGCCTTTTTTGATTATAAGGAGGTAGAGATATAGGGGGTGCTAGAGGGTGCACTGACCAGTGTGGGGTTCACTAGACTCCCTTGGGTGCTAGAGGGTGCTTCTAACCAATGGACGAATGAAAAGTGCTCTTTATTGGCCTCTTCTTATTGAAGAACCTGGGCCAACCTGAgtcaggagatgacacttttcgtTCACCCATCTTGTCAACAAACATTGTATTCAAAGATGCTCCTTTAGAGGCCTATGTttgtaaattaaaacaaaaagaggGGAAAAGAAGAGATTATGTAACAAGTAGTTCAAATAGGCTCTTAGATAAAAACAATTCCACTTCCTTACCCCGAGGAGTTAGGCTTTGGCCTACGTTGACGAGCCACTGTTCACTTATCTATAGGATATCGATGGACTCGGACAAGGTTCCAAATAGTCTTTTAAACTATCCTACTTTCATCCCATGTGACCTTGTGGTGGCATTGAAAAACTTCGGATTAGACTAATTCAAGTTGATTGGCCACTCATCAATGGGTCATTTGGCCATGACTCCTCTTTATTGTAGGCGGGTATGACATATGTAGCTATATCTATATCTGCTCATATTCTCCCACTCATCGATAGGGTGGCATGCTCTACACTTGCGTTGGCTAAATCTCCATGTCGTTGTATGAAGATGACACTGGTAACGTGCGCCATTGCACTCGGCCTTGCGGCTCTTCGTGTGTTATCACGCTTTATCACCTAACCCTATCGTACTATCGTATTCGACCCTATAGTCCTTCGTGTGCCACTATGCCTAGTCGCTTGATCTTATCGTACCACTGCATTTGGTTAGGGTGGAGTGCTTAGTTGCTAAGATTCTCCTATTCACTGATGAGGGGGCGTGCTCTACATGTGCATTGGTTGAACCCTAGTAATGATTTTTATCTCTATGTGAATGCACCATTGATTGACATATATGGAAGCACAAATATTAATCTATAATGTTTCTTATCTGAATACTTGATTAATAAATATCATAATCCAAATTAAATGAATTATATGAAAATTAATATCCAAAAACAAAAAGACTACTTACTAATTCATATCTTCACAATCTGTAAAAGGATAACTGATTCAAGATGTTTAAGCTTATAAAACATTTTAATGATAATATACTCACTAAGCCCAACTTTATGACAACTCTAATTTGTGACGTGTCTTTAACGTTACACGTAGGTAGCTCCTTTTTACtcgaattatatattatatttagtaGTAGATCATTTCTTATTCGTCCTATCAATATTACACTTACTATTTGAAGTATACGTAGCTTCGCCATAGAAATATAAACATTGGAAAATTGTCTCATGTATTGCTTTAAGTTGCCATGAAATCCTTAACTTCGAGATTTCATCATGCATGCTTGACTCCAGAAGAACTAAGTGCAAGTGATGTGCCAAGTCAACAGGTCTAGTATGAGGGATTGTTCATTAATTAGGTTGACATTTGGTTTAGATGATTGCTTAGTGTTATTAGTCAATGATGTGGTATGTTGGCCACTGAGAGCATGCAGTTGGCCAGTCATCTATCCATTTGAGTCACCAATCCTTCCATGTATTCCATAGATAATTATTTATTTCCATCTGATGACTTCATCTTAGAAGTCCAATTACTACATTCTCCAACTGAGTTCACCATATGCATGGCTCATTGATTCCTTGAGGAGGATAAGAAATACCTCagcttcttgctcagaaaaaataGAGCATAAAGCTTCTCTCAGAAAAGACTTTTGTTACACAGAAACTATCAGTCATCAAGTGAAAATGATTTGTTTCTTTACTTCAGACATAAAAGTAACTTTTCTAAAGAGTATGTTCACAATATTAGATGATTGATGTAACTCCCACTTGTATGTTCAGCTTGTCATGCTTGCAGGAGCACATGATGACAAGTAAAAATATAGAAGACAAGAACAGTTGCACCTGTGAAGAACAGTCGAATATAGAAGACAAGAACAGTTGCACCTGTGAAGAAGAACAGTCCACTGGGATGCTAAGTGGGTGAATTGGACGTCACAGCCATGGCTCCAAGGCACAGTTCACATCCCACAAAAGGGATATTCCGTAGCACCATTTATTTCTTTGACTGTTCACTTGCTGGAGTCAGAAGCTGTCTCAGTGTCACAGAGATCTATAATAGCATGACAGAAGATCCTGAGAATATGGCAAACAAAACTGAAACAAGAACAGTACTGCACCATTTCCCAGAACAAAATAAATGGAAATGTGGATTATTctggtcatattaggagactgacATACTTTTCAGTGCAAGACATGACAAAAAATGCAATCTGATGCTGCAGTGTTCTTCTGGATTTTAGCTTTGGGAACTGTTTCCCAAGAGTCACAGATCCTTTCCTTGCCCAGTAAAATTGTAATCACCACTCAATGTGCTACAGTGACAGAATCTTACTATGATTCTACTAATCATCCTTCCACTCTAAATATTTTTTGGTTGGGCCACAATGAAACATATGTATTCTGTTTTTTATTGCTGAATGGATCCACAAATCCACCGCTGGAATGGTTTGATGATCCACCCCAGAAAGGATCTGTTGTTGGCATCCTCGTGGAGGCCTCCAGGCCTTGTAATTATCAATAAAGAGATAGAGAAACAGTAAAGAGAAGGCAGAAAGAACATGGAGGAAGAGTTTTCCAGCCTTACAAGAGGCACGAAAAGCTCCAAGTTCTTGATGCAAAGATAGTATATGTAAGAAGCTCAGTCGGCCTCTGCTTCAAAGGAAGAGAAAGGAGGACCTTAACCTTCTGGTGCAGGCTGGTCTTCTTCTCTCTGTCTCATGAAGTCATTGGTTCCTCAGCTATCCTTTGGTTGTCTTGCATTGATCACCAAGCTTTAATGTTGTTGTTAGTGCATATCAAACTCTTCAAATTTTTATATGATTTCAAGCCTAaaaaattttcatttagagctTTTCCTCGACTTATCAAATGTTTCATCTCTGAAGCAATTTCAGATCATATAATTATGTAATAATTGGACACTATTTTCCTTTTCAGATATTTTTGTCTGCCTTGTTTTCTCTCATTCTCCCAAGGTTTTGTTTCAGAAAGCAATGATTTAGCATGAGTTTGCACCTCACTGTGCATTGATTCTTGATTCAGGTTTCTGTCATGGAACCACAAGCTGCGGGATGGTATTCTGATGTGGTGAGGAGATCAAACTCAAGAACTCTGAACGATTTCATCTCGACACAAAGTTCTAACGAAAGAGAATTCGTAGATGATTCATGAATAATTTGATCTTTCTTCCATTACCGACAGGGAATGGATGGAAGTTTCTTTGGTCAGTGGGAGGTGATGGATGAGCTCACGGCGCAAGAAGTCGCGGCGGCGCTTGGGCAAGACCTCCAGCAATCCATCTCCTCGGAAAGCTACGACTCATTCCCTTCGGATCAACCACCGGCGAGCACCGGAAGACCAAGGGGAGCTCTCAAGACTCGTAGCTGGAGCTCTTGCACCACCGAGCAGCAGAACTCTGCTCTGGTCCCTACTGCCTCCTCTCCCAGCATCCTTTCCTTCGGCAATCCGGAGTCACCCACTGACCAGAACAACATCTACGGTTGTCTTGGTGGTGTGGTGAAGCGAAAGAAGGAGATGGACGTTCTCCTCCACCATGGATCCAAGAGGAACTATGACACCATGGTCGGGCAGGGAACGACTTATCACAACAAGGATCACATCATGGCTGAGAGGAAGCGAAGGGAGAAGCTCAACCAGAGATTTATAGCTCTATCGGCCATCGTGCCTGGCCTCAAGAAGGTCTGTTCTCGATCGAAGCCTCTCGATGATCCAAGATGGCAAGGATCGTTCCTCTAACTTTCTGTCTCCTCTTGTAGACGGACAAGGCTTCTGTTCTTGGTGATGCTATCAAGTATCTGAAGCAACTCGAAGAGAAGGTGAAGGTCCTCGAAGAGCAGGCGGCAAAGAGGACTGTCGAGTCTGCAGTTCTCGTCAAGAAATCTCAGCTCCGTGCCGACGATGACAGCTCCTCCTgcgatgagaactttgaagggcgGCAGTGCGGTGATTCCCTGCCGGAGATCGAAGCCAAGATTTCCGAGAAGGCCATCCTCGTCAAGATTCACTGCGAGAACCGCAAAGGAGTACTGGTGAAGGCACTCTCCGAGATCGAGCAGCTGCACCTCTCTGTCGTCGGCGCAAGCGTCATGCCTTTCGCCACTTATTCTCTCGATATGACAGTGATGGCTCAGGTAAGATGCGACTCTGTAGATGGAAGAGGGATCCTCGTTGTTGGTCTCATAAATCTGCTTTGGGAATGGTTGGTTAACAGATCGAAGAGGGGTTCGACATGAACGCGACGGACGTCGTGAAGAAGCTGAGTTCTGCTTTCAGATAGCTTACATGAAGACTCTCTGTCCTTGTACTGCTCTCGCTCCTAATCGAAAGGACTTATTCCCCACGCATCTCAAAGACCAGCATGCCCGGGCTTCAAGCTTTCTCTTCGTCTTCGCTACATACTACGTCGGAGAAGAAGACTAGCACGGTTATGTTCATGTGGTCTTCGCTTAACCTTTCTGAAGGCTTCTTGTGTGGAGTTTGCTCAAAGAGCAGACCTTTCTCTTGACGAGGTTTGACTTCCCAAACCTACTTGTTGGCATCCTGTGCGATCTTCCTTGTTTCCGAGAGCTTCGGTGCGGTAGCAACTCCTCTGTTTCTTAGGATGTCGAACCCCACTTGCCTCCCCTTTCTTGTGTGTAAGAAACAGGAGAGTTGTTGCTGTACAACTGCACAATAAAAGTACCTACATATATGGTGGCTAATGAATTCTCATATCATTTGATCGTTTAGCTTTGATGCTTGGGTGTGGATGTCTCTTCCTCTGTAAGCATCCTAAGACTTGGCCATCCGGACATACACCGTTTTAATGCGGTAGGTGGACAGCAGGACATGACCAGATTTAGATCGAGCAAGCATCTGTGGAGTGAGCAAGATGGAGAAGATGGGCACTGTGCAACCTCAGCTAGAGGACATGAAGTTGTACCGCAGAGCTCATCGGATTCTCACAGAGCCACTGCATTCAGTGAAACAAGTCTGGGTCAGAACCAGTAGAGATCGATGGCGTGTGATGGCGAGCAACCTCACCAACTTCACCCTTGTCTCATTACAGTCATCCGACAGTGTTGTATGCTTCCTTGGAGATCACGTTGATGAACTGAATTGCTGGAATTAGAGAGATGGAGGATGAGAAGGATTTCTGTTGGCTCGGAAGGGATGAGAAGGGAATCAAACGGAAGGAAGGACACGGCGCCAGCTGCCGGAGACGGGGGACCGCCAGCTTGGTGGAGTCCTGAGCTCATCTTGTACTAGTAATGCAAGCACACAGCTATATTATTTGTGGGGATCGATGAACTGTTCTCGAAGGCGACGACTCG of Musa acuminata AAA Group cultivar baxijiao chromosome BXJ2-3, Cavendish_Baxijiao_AAA, whole genome shotgun sequence contains these proteins:
- the LOC135581346 gene encoding transcription factor bHLH18-like, producing the protein MEPQAAGWYSDVGMDGSFFGQWEVMDELTAQEVAAALGQDLQQSISSESYDSFPSDQPPASTGRPRGALKTRSWSSCTTEQQNSALVPTASSPSILSFGNPESPTDQNNIYGCLGGVVKRKKEMDVLLHHGSKRNYDTMVGQGTTYHNKDHIMAERKRREKLNQRFIALSAIVPGLKKTDKASVLGDAIKYLKQLEEKVKVLEEQAAKRTVESAVLVKKSQLRADDDSSSCDENFEGRQCGDSLPEIEAKISEKAILVKIHCENRKGVLVKALSEIEQLHLSVVGASVMPFATYSLDMTVMAQIEEGFDMNATDVVKKLSSAFR